One stretch of Brettanomyces nanus chromosome 4, complete sequence DNA includes these proteins:
- a CDS encoding uncharacterized protein (EggNog:ENOG41): MDSIDKNSSEVLVGSALRAAKNALIYGYKIRFVHAIALQLLSVKKNQNYWKQFIEKVAKSVRMGLNHGKVLALFALLYKLLFGTLLTLSRETVKGRKSEEYWTKVKGSIGFISGFISGLLIYGGVLNEHFGKDVLNDRILTQITLYTLSRTILAMGKYLAVRIAGSGKGSRQVKKIEEVSWKVGTAAVWGTVMMFYSIDRKYYLQRAMRISMDFLYGETLYSWMDAFNYGH, encoded by the coding sequence ATGGACTCAATCGACAAAAATTCATCTGAAGTTCTAGTGGGATCAGCATTGCGCGCAGCGAAGAATGCTCTGATATATGGATATAAGATCAGATTTGTCCATGCTATAGCGCTACAGTTATTATCCgtaaagaaaaatcaaaactACTGGAAACAATTTATCGAGAAAGTGGCTAAAAGCGTTCGGATGGGATTGAATCATGGTAAAGTGTTGGCTTTGTTTGCTCTTCTCTACAAACTCCTGTTTGGGACATTATTGACCCTTTCTAGAGAGACTGTTAAAGGCCGTAAAAGTGAAGAATATTGGACAAAAGTGAAAGGCTCTATTGGTTTTATCTCCGGCTTCATTTCCGGTCTTCTTATCTATGGAGGGGTATTAAACGAACATTTTGGGAAGGATGTTCTTAACGACAGGATTCTCACCCAGATTACGCTTTACACACTTTCCAGGACAATTTTGGCAATGGGTAAATATTTGGCAGTTAGAATAGCCGGTAGTGGAAAGGGTAGTAGGCAGGTtaagaaaattgaagaggtGAGTTGGAAGGTTGGAACTGCTGCGGTTTGGGGTACTGTGATGATGTTTTACTCGATCGATAGAAAATATTACTTACAAAGAGCCATGAGAATAAGTATGGACTTTCTTTATGGGGAGACACTATATAGCTGGATGGATGCCTTTAACTACGGCCATTAG